Proteins encoded together in one Orbaceae bacterium lpD01 window:
- a CDS encoding zinc/cadmium/mercury/lead-transporting ATPase, translating to MLYNNKSKKQAEHLHHHTADIHQHTHDHVHHDHEESDSIPPIPDTAEQNNPINAVAADQQYSWKIAGMDCISCAKKIENSLKSLPAVSQTRLIFATEKLVVTANSSDPSLATQIEENIRRLGFMPTRLDAKVSSEADNQHHDHDGHNHSHMLNKRSIVNLVILAVLIVISTLITLLWSPSLGNYAFILSSLFGLYPILGKAWRLIRAGSPFSIESLMSISALGALFIGAAEEASMVLFLFMIGEMLEALAANRAKKGISALVALMPEETIKIEDDLRRAVSSRSLIPGDIIEAASGSRLPADVQLISAMVTIDESALTGESMSVEYRRGETIMAGSMVVDKTVQLQVVSKSGQNAVDRILQLIENAEERKAPIERFIDKFSHYYTPAIVLLAVLVMSIPPLFTAQDWYPWIYRGLTLLLIGCPCALVISTPASITSALSTAARNGVLIKGGVVLEQLGHVQTMAFDKTGTLTAGKPQITDMISESLSEQTLLQTAAAVEVGSSHPLAKAIIQKTQALEITITEARERQAIAGVGIKGLVNDVLIYVISPNKAATLDLALSDTWLTRIAQLENQGKTVVLIANESHILGLIALQDQIRPEAKAAIAQIKSLGITPIMLTGDNARSAQAIATELAIDFRAQLLPADKLAEIETLSHTSVTAMIGDGINDSPAIKAATVGIAMGEGTDVALETADAALSKNNLLSVPKLIQLARATNRNIRQNISLALAVKAIFLITSILGMTGLWFAVLADSGTTALVTANALRLLKFKPRS from the coding sequence ATGTTATATAATAACAAATCAAAAAAACAGGCCGAACATTTACACCATCATACCGCAGATATCCATCAACATACGCATGATCACGTACATCACGATCATGAAGAGAGCGATTCAATCCCCCCGATACCTGACACCGCCGAGCAGAATAATCCCATCAACGCGGTGGCTGCTGATCAGCAATATAGCTGGAAAATCGCTGGCATGGACTGCATAAGCTGTGCAAAAAAAATAGAAAATAGTCTTAAATCACTCCCAGCGGTGAGCCAAACGCGCCTGATTTTTGCGACTGAAAAATTAGTCGTTACGGCAAACAGTTCAGATCCTAGCTTGGCCACTCAAATTGAGGAGAATATTCGTCGTTTAGGTTTTATGCCAACACGTTTAGATGCAAAGGTTTCAAGCGAGGCAGATAATCAGCATCACGATCATGACGGACATAATCATTCACATATGCTCAATAAGCGTAGCATTGTGAATTTGGTCATCCTCGCGGTATTGATTGTCATCAGTACCCTTATCACGCTGTTATGGAGCCCCTCACTGGGTAACTATGCCTTTATCCTCAGTTCGCTATTTGGTCTGTACCCTATTTTAGGGAAAGCCTGGCGATTAATCCGTGCCGGTAGCCCTTTTTCGATTGAAAGTTTAATGTCGATTTCGGCGCTCGGTGCACTGTTTATTGGAGCCGCTGAAGAGGCTTCAATGGTGTTATTCCTATTTATGATTGGTGAAATGCTTGAAGCCTTAGCCGCTAATCGTGCCAAAAAAGGGATATCTGCTTTAGTCGCCTTAATGCCAGAAGAGACCATCAAAATTGAGGACGATCTGCGTCGTGCGGTATCGAGTAGATCATTAATACCAGGTGATATTATTGAAGCAGCTTCCGGGAGCCGCTTACCTGCCGACGTGCAGCTCATTAGTGCGATGGTCACGATTGATGAAAGTGCATTAACTGGCGAATCAATGTCGGTTGAGTATCGCCGCGGCGAGACTATTATGGCGGGCTCAATGGTGGTGGATAAAACAGTTCAGTTACAAGTGGTGTCAAAGTCAGGTCAAAATGCCGTCGATCGCATATTACAACTGATTGAAAATGCTGAAGAGCGAAAAGCGCCGATTGAACGCTTTATCGATAAGTTTAGCCATTACTATACCCCAGCAATCGTGCTATTAGCCGTACTGGTGATGAGTATTCCCCCCCTGTTTACCGCGCAAGATTGGTATCCCTGGATTTATCGTGGGTTAACCTTGTTGCTCATTGGCTGTCCCTGTGCGCTGGTCATTTCGACGCCCGCCTCCATCACCTCAGCATTATCGACCGCAGCACGAAATGGGGTGTTAATTAAAGGTGGCGTCGTGCTTGAACAGTTGGGCCATGTTCAGACCATGGCATTTGATAAAACCGGCACCCTCACCGCAGGAAAACCACAAATAACCGATATGATCAGTGAGTCACTCTCTGAGCAGACACTTTTGCAAACAGCGGCAGCCGTTGAAGTGGGCTCTTCACACCCTCTGGCTAAAGCGATCATCCAGAAAACCCAAGCACTTGAAATAACCATTACCGAGGCGAGGGAGCGACAAGCCATTGCCGGTGTGGGTATTAAAGGATTAGTCAACGATGTACTCATTTATGTTATCTCACCCAATAAAGCAGCAACCCTTGATCTTGCTTTGAGTGATACATGGCTAACACGGATAGCCCAATTAGAGAATCAAGGTAAGACCGTTGTCTTGATCGCCAATGAGTCACATATATTAGGACTGATTGCTTTACAAGACCAAATCCGTCCAGAAGCTAAAGCGGCCATCGCGCAGATCAAATCACTAGGGATTACCCCGATTATGCTCACCGGTGATAATGCCCGATCCGCTCAGGCGATAGCGACCGAGTTGGCAATCGATTTTCGTGCACAGCTTCTGCCCGCTGACAAGCTGGCCGAAATTGAAACACTCAGTCACACCTCAGTCACCGCAATGATTGGTGATGGCATCAATGATTCCCCAGCGATCAAAGCCGCAACCGTAGGGATTGCCATGGGCGAAGGCACTGATGTCGCACTCGAGACGGCGGATGCAGCACTGAGTAAAAATAATCTACTCAGTGTACCTAAACTGATTCAATTAGCGCGAGCGACTAATCGAAATATTCGACAAAATATCAGCTTAGCCTTAGCGGTAAAAGCCATTTTCTTGATCACCAGTATCTTAGGGATGACTGGACTTTGGTTCGCCGTGCTGGCTGATTCAGGCACCACCGCTTTAGTCACCGCTAATGCGTTACGTTTGTTAAAATTTAAACCTAGATCATAA